CCCACCGTGCGCCCATGTCGATAGCCAGTACGTCGTCGTACTCGTCTTGGACGGCCACAGACCGCTTGACGACGAGATGGATGTACCAGTCACCGTCACGGCGCACTAGTTCGCTGTCCCGAATATCGCCCTTGCGGACGAGTTGTTCGTCCTTATGCGGGACGTGGGCAGGACACCATATCGAGTTCCCCTGTCCACATTCAGGGTCGTAGACGGGGACGTTCACCCACCACGACGAGAGAACTGTGTCCTCGTCATGGGCCACGTCGAACACGTCGTTGCGAAGGATGACAGGTTGTTCGGTGTCGGGGTTCGGGTCTTTCTGTTGTTGGACTTTCGACGCCTGTTGTTTGGTCGCGGAGTAGAGGTTGGCGTCTCCGCCGTGAACCTCGGTCTGGAACGCCTCGTACTCACGGGTGAGCAGGTCGGCTTTCCTGTTGGTCAGCGAGTGGAGTTTGACCCGCACCGTGGTTGAGACGTTCCGTTGCATGACTACTCACCTGCTTGGGCGTCGATGTACTCCTCGATAACCTCGCTGGATACGTCGTCTGCACTGGAAACGAAGTACGAGCGCGTCCACAGCGACGGCAAGCCGAAGTCGAACTCGTCGCGGAGGTGGCGCGAGGAGTAGCCCTTGACCTGTTGCATGATCTTGTTCGGGGCGAGTGTCGGGTCGCCCGTGATGAACAAGTGGACGTGGTCGGGGCGAATCGCCAACTCCAGTATCTTTAGCCCGAGTTCGTCGGCTTTCTCCTCGATGAGTTCTTCGAGCCGGTCGCGTACCTCGCCCTCAAGCACCGATTTGCGGTACTTCGGACACCAGATGAAGTGGTACTGGAGTTTGTGGACGGTGGTACGCTCCCTGTCGAACCCACGAGGCATCGTCAGTATATAGAAATCACTCACCTAAAGATGTTATGCAAACATCCAACCCCAACCATGGCTATGAGCGTGGAGAGATTCCCAGTTGTCGGCTTCATCCCACCCCTGAAGGGGTGGGCTTTCGCCTCGCTACCGCTGTAATTATATTCAGCAACCTCCTTCTGACAGATACTGGGCAAATCACGTCTTGGACTCCCGCAGCACACTTCTATACTGACCGATTCACCCGGTCCAGCGTGGGAACTTTTTTAGAATCCTGTCTCACGTCAGTCGTTTTGATCGGCCTCTCAGACTGTGGTTGACGAGGTCCAGACTGCGCTTGAGGGAGAGCCGCCGATGCTCTGAGAGGTTCAGCACGACGGCTTGGCCCTCGACGCGGAAGCTAACGTACTCGACTGTGTCTCGGTGGGACTATGTGGGCGGTGCGACTGGGACCGATTCCGAACTGGCTGCAGCTACATTCCCGTTCATTCGTTGCTCCTGGGGGGTTCGGTGACCTCCACACCCCTCTCAGGGGTTAAACAAACAGGACGCCGTAGCGTTCGGCAACGTATTTGGTAGTTGCAACGTATTGACCACATAATTCAGAATGGCGGTACTGGACGATCTCTCGGGGTTCGAGTTCGAGGACGTGATGGAGGACGTGTTCCGGAACCTCGGCTACGAGAACGTCCGCCAGGCCGAGCGGACGGCCGACGAGGGCCGGGACATTATCATGGAGGAAGTCGTCGACGGCACTCGGCGGGGGATTGTCGTCGAATGCAAGCATACGGATACCGTCGGGCGACCAGTCGTCCAGAAGCTCCACTCGGCGATCGCGACGTTCGAGTTCAACGGTCCAAAGCGGGGGATGGTCGTTACCACCGGTCGGTTCACGGGTCCGGCTGAGGAGTACGCGGAGCGCCTCCAGCAGAACGACGACCCCTATCCGATCGAGCTGATCGATGGTGAAGACCTCCGGGAGATCGCAGACGAGGTCGGTCTCGACCTGTACAACGGCCGCATCGAGATCCTCTGTGACGAAACCCTCCGGCCGTACGATCCGGCGACCGATGTC
This region of Halostella salina genomic DNA includes:
- the tnpA gene encoding IS200/IS605 family transposase, producing MPRGFDRERTTVHKLQYHFIWCPKYRKSVLEGEVRDRLEELIEEKADELGLKILELAIRPDHVHLFITGDPTLAPNKIMQQVKGYSSRHLRDEFDFGLPSLWTRSYFVSSADDVSSEVIEEYIDAQAGE